The Zingiber officinale cultivar Zhangliang chromosome 2A, Zo_v1.1, whole genome shotgun sequence genomic sequence GAAAAATAAAATTGGATTCATGCTCATAAAcaggtttaaaattaaatccaTTGCCAAATGTGATAAACAtgatgcaaacaaattgaaacaaCTAGAGATAAGTTAAAGCAGGTAACTAACAAGTTTGATAATAACTATAATGTTATAGACTTGTGAGCTAGTGTAACTACAGATCCAATACTGAatacaagaatatataaatacAATTCTAGGTTAGAGTATGGAATGACTCATGAGCAATGTTCAAAGAACTATAGCCAAGTTTAATTAATGTTATTCATGAGGTTCATTCAAACCTAAACTTTAGAAAACAATATACCTGATCTCTAGATAGACAGTCAAGCTGCTGAGGGAGTCATAACGTAATCTACAGCTCCAGCTGCCGAGAGTGTTGATACTGGCAGCTCTCTGACCTCCCCCTCCTTCAATGCCAATGGCAGGCCCTTGTAGTCGAGGCTCTCATCGCTATACACATTCCACCACTTGCCCACAAGCATCTTGACGTCCTCCCGGTCCATGTTTGCTTCTTTCCCGGTGTACCTCCATGGCTTCGACCACTGAATAAATTCCCCGCATTTAATTTCACAGCATCATATACAACTGATATACTCTCAGGGATAGACGAGTGCAAAGTAGTACATACGGCATTACAATAGTGGACGAGCTTCACTTTCTCAAGATCCACCTTCTCCGGATGCCTCCATAGCATAGAAATTAACAGATTGTAGACCAAAGGGATCGGTTTGTAGATATCCTTAAAGAACATGTTCAAGAAGTCCTACAGAACAATTTAGTTCTTTTAGTGCAATCTCCAGAAAAAAGAGAGTAATAAACTCAGCATACACCTGCTCGGCAAAGGGGGAGGGGGTGGCGATCTTGACAGCGGCAAGTAGAGACTCGCAGGTGGTAAGACGCGGTTCGTGCACGAACATGCCGGCATTGAAGTAGAGGGAGGGAGGCGGGCTGAGCTCGCCGGCAGGCCAGGTCACTCGGTCAGGGCATTGCTGGCAGTAACCAATCTTGAATTGCGGCGTGTCGCTCCACGTCTTCTCGCAGAAGCAGTCCATAACGGCGTAGAAGTAGCCGTCGGGTAAGTCAAACAGATGATCGACGTTCTCGTAAACTTGTATATCCGCATCCAGGTACACAATTTTCTGGTACTCGACGAACTGGCGAATGATCGAACACCTTCTATTCTCATATCCCAATAGCAGAAAGAATCGATTTTGAATCAAATTGCAAGGACGAAAGGAGGATAAAGAGTTGGATTACCTCCCAGATGCGAAGCTTGGAGTAGTTGATGGCATAGTAAGCCTTGGCGAACTCTGTCTGGTTCTCAGGGGGGTACACAGGTTCAATGTCACGGACTATGCAGCCCTGGGACTCGAGGATCCGGCGGTGACTCTCCGGCACGTCAGGGAGCGTTGCCACCACCAGCGGGTATGCAGAGTCTACTTTCTTCAACCCCTTGGCAAGGCCCACAGCACCCTTAACATAGTCACCGTCGCCGGCGAGAAATGTGACGTAAGCCCTCGGCGGCTTATCCTTCCTCTTTCCCTCCGCCGATTTTCGGACAATCTCCGACGCCATGTATAAAGAGAGCTGTTTGAAGGATCAAATCAAGAGCAGTTGCTACGAATCGCAATGAGCGAGAAGGTGGAGATCAAATAAGAACAAACAAGGGATCGGTATTTTCGGAAAGTTCATTAAGTTTGGAATCCCCGCAATTAATCACTAGAATCACTCCAACAAATCCTTCCATGATAGGAGAAAAGATTCGTGATCTGCACCATGCGCTGCCATCCAAAAAAAAACGAAAGCGAGGCGATCGCGACTTCAAAGGATCGAGTAGGGTGGAAGCGGCCGGAAACAGGGCAAGTCCTCCGGCCATCGAGGACGTGGAAAAACACAACGGAGGCTTTCGAACCACGTGCTCGAACCACACCTCCTCTACTCAAGCTACATCATGCATCGTCGGGTGATGCTGCGGCCTCCGATCTAGCAAGCCGGCGGCGAGGGAGGCGGCGTAGAAGTTGCAGGGAAGAAACGGTAACAGTGCGAACCGGGTTGGGTCGCAACGTGACTTTTGGCTAACACGAAATGAACCGGCACGGTTCGAGtcaatctaccaaatataaatgaacCGGTTGGGTTTAAAAGAAACAAGAAGCTCCATAAATTAATGCCTATTCGTCTCTCTTTCAACTAAAATAACGCTGTTCCAAACAATTGAGTTTTAAGTGAAATAGTTTGTTAAGTAAAGAAAAC encodes the following:
- the LOC122039941 gene encoding galactinol synthase 1-like, giving the protein MASEIVRKSAEGKRKDKPPRAYVTFLAGDGDYVKGAVGLAKGLKKVDSAYPLVVATLPDVPESHRRILESQGCIVRDIEPVYPPENQTEFAKAYYAINYSKLRIWEFVEYQKIVYLDADIQVYENVDHLFDLPDGYFYAVMDCFCEKTWSDTPQFKIGYCQQCPDRVTWPAGELSPPPSLYFNAGMFVHEPRLTTCESLLAAVKIATPSPFAEQDFLNMFFKDIYKPIPLVYNLLISMLWRHPEKVDLEKVKLVHYCNAWSKPWRYTGKEANMDREDVKMLVGKWWNVYSDESLDYKGLPLALKEGEVRELPVSTLSAAGAVDYVMTPSAA